A region of Arabidopsis thaliana chromosome 5, partial sequence DNA encodes the following proteins:
- a CDS encoding Galactose oxidase/kelch repeat superfamily protein (Galactose oxidase/kelch repeat superfamily protein; CONTAINS InterPro DOMAIN/s: F-box domain, cyclin-like (InterPro:IPR001810), Galactose oxidase/kelch, beta-propeller (InterPro:IPR011043), Kelch repeat type 1 (InterPro:IPR006652), Kelch related (InterPro:IPR013089), Kelch-type beta propeller (InterPro:IPR015915); BEST Arabidopsis thaliana protein match is: Galactose oxidase/kelch repeat superfamily protein (TAIR:AT5G42350.1); Has 1807 Blast hits to 1807 proteins in 277 species: Archae - 0; Bacteria - 0; Metazoa - 736; Fungi - 347; Plants - 385; Viruses - 0; Other Eukaryotes - 339 (source: NCBI BLink).), with the protein MMISEKPLGEESIRQDLEVLTVSRRLVKSVSQKLKKKIHKTEVVEDEEVARGAVNCLSISVGCRVADTGEDFEEDLSNKRWSSASEDGKGLMTICGTEEIRLDCFSYGVRERFWKKNNRRYLADSGQDYRKHVYLPDDILEMCLMRLPLTSLLNAHLVCKKWQSMANTQRFLQMRREGSFQTPWLFLFAALKDGCSSGDIHGYDVSQDKWHRIETDLLKGRFMYSVTSIHEEIYIVGGRSMDRNSFKSHRGILVFSPSIKAWRKIASMRHARSLPIVGATEVTSEFSTMQTKQNRQDRRFHLSRVGGESDVYEDPHRLSVRRQNRNSADQNGTKSHRLIRQKLDRLNRNSSKRFVLIAIGGTGIFDEPLDSGEIYDSATNTWSEMQRLPMGFGVVSCGIICNGIFYAYSENDKLSGYDIERGFWITIQTSPIPPRVHEFYPKLVSCNHRLFMLSVSWCDEGDGQIGRRNKAVRKLWELDLVYLTWTEVSVHPDAPMDWNATYVSDQNILMGVEMFKIFGQVLSFFTVCDILTEEASWRHVSRNQRNQKLNLSCMNKTIALLHL; encoded by the coding sequence ATGATGATTTCTGAGAAACCGTTGGGAGAAGAATCTATACGGCAGGATCTGGAGGTTTTAACCGTTTCGAGGAGGCTTGTGAAAAGTGTTAGccagaagttgaagaaaaaaattcataaaactGAGGTggtggaagatgaagaggtTGCAAGGGGAGCGGTGAATTGTTTAAGCATCAGTGTTGGTTGCAGAGTTGCTGATACGGGTGAGGATTTTGAGGAGGATTTAAGTAATAAGAGATGGTCTAGTGCTAGTGAGGATGGTAAGGGATTGATGACCATTTGTGGAACTGAAGAAATTAGGttagattgtttttcttatggGGTTAGAGAGAGGTTCTGGAAGAAGAATAATAGAAGATACCTTGCGGACTCGGGCCAGGATTACCGCAAGCACGTTTATCTTCCCGATGATATTCTGGAAATGTGTTTGATGAGGCTTCCTTTGACCAGCTTATTGAATGCACACCTTGTTTGCAAGAAATGGCAATCCATGGCCAACACTCAGCGGTTTCTCCAGATGAGACGAGAAGGCTCCTTTCAAACACCGTGGTTGTTTCTGTTTGCTGCTCTTAAAGATGGATGCTCCTCTGGTGATATTCACGGGTATGATGTTTCTCAGGACAAATGGCATAGGATTGAAACTGATCTACTTAAAGGCCGGTTTATGTACTCCGTGACAAGCATCCATGAGGAGATTTATATAGTTGGAGGTCGTTCTATGGACAGAAACTCTTTCAAGTCCCACAGAGGGATCTTGGTATTCAGCCCTTCGATCAAAGCATGGCGTAAAATCGCGTCTATGAGACATGCTAGATCACTTCCCATTGTTGGTGCCACTGAAGTTACTTCAGAGTTTTCGACCATGCAGACCAAACAGAATCGCCAAGATAGACGCTTTCACCTGTCAAGAGTTGGCGGAGAGTCAGACGTTTATGAAGACCCTCACAGGCTATCGGTAAGACGACAGAACAGAAACTCGGCTGATCAAAATGGAACCAAATCCCACAGATTAATAAGACAAAAGCTTGATCGGCTTAACCGAAACAGCTCCAAGAGATTTGTGCTCATTGCCATAGGAGGCACTGGCATATTCGATGAGCCACTGGATTCAGGTGAAATATACGACTCAGCAACAAACACATGGTCAGAAATGCAGAGACTCCCGATGGGTTTTGGGGTTGTAAGTTGTGGGATTATATGCAATGGAATCTTCTATGCTTATTCTGAGAATGATAAGCTATCAGGGTATGACATTGAGAGAGGCTTCTGGATTACAATCCAAACATCTCCAATCCCTCCTCGGGTTCATGAGTTCTACCCTAAACTTGTCTCCTGCAACCATCGGTTGTTCATGCTCTCTGTTTCATGGTGCGATGAAGGAGATGGGCAAATTGGGAGGAGAAACAAGGCAGTGAGAAAGCTGTGGGAGTTGGATCTTGTGTACCTCACATGGACCGAGGTTTCAGTACACCCGGACGCACCAATGGATTGGAACGCCACATATGTCTCAGACCAGAACATACTAATGGGAGTTGAGATGTTCAAGATATTTGGGCAGGTATTAAGTTTCTTCACTGTCTGCGATATATTAACGGAAGAAGCTTCTTGGAGACATGTTTCGAGGAACCAAAGGAATCAAAAACTTAATCTATCTTGTATGAACAAGACCATTGCATTGCTTCATCTCTGA